From a single Saimiri boliviensis isolate mSaiBol1 chromosome 7, mSaiBol1.pri, whole genome shotgun sequence genomic region:
- the BICD1 gene encoding protein bicaudal D homolog 1 isoform X9: MAAEEVLQTVDHYKTEIERLTKELTETTHEKIQAAEYGLVVLEEKLTLKQQYDELEAEYDSLKQELEQLKELKDVIYSILNQLAFLFSM; the protein is encoded by the exons ATGGCCGCAGAAGAGGTATTGCAGACGGTGGACCATTATAAGACTGAGATAGAGAGGCTGACCAAGGAGCTCACGGAGACCACCCACGAGAAGATCCAGGCTGCCGAGTACGGGCTGGTGGTGCTGGAGGAGAAGCTGACCCTCAAACAGCAGTATGACGAGCTGGAGGCTGAGTACGACAGCCTCAAACAGGAGCTGGAGCAGCTCAAAGAG TTAAAAGATGTGATTTATAGTATATTGAATCAACTTGCCTTCTTATTTAGTATGTAA